The window CACACACTAAATTCATTCCTCCGTGTGTTCCCAGGAGGGATGCAGGTACAACGTGATGCACGTGGCAGCCAAGGAGAACGAGCCAGGGATCGCCCAGCTCCTGCTGGACACGCTGGAGAACCCGGAATTCATGAGGCTCATGTACCCTGATGACCTGGAGGCCATGATGCAGAAACGCATCCGCTACATCGTGGACCTTTACCTCAACACCCCAGACAAAGCTGTGAGTATACTTACGAACGGTCCACCCGCGAAGGACAGGCGCCCTGTGTGAAAATGTTATTGACCGTGACATACCCACTGAatcccatattggtctttcacagtcaggccaaTCCAAGCTGTACTGTGCAAGTAGGGTAATAGTATGCCTACTATTGAAACCGGGTCAGAAATTCACAGGTTTCTGATATTCCCCTTTTTTTCCAGATTTCCGCTCTCATTGTCATACTTTTTGAAATAGTCCAGGACAATGCTTAAACCACGttaggagaccacttttgaggtctgcgAAAAGACATTTcggggggttttgtgtgtagttaGGCCGACCCTTTAATTCAGCTGCGTAGGCAACTGGCACTGTTTTCTgtggttagcggtgtttctgtagcacacatGAGATGGAGTTTGTgaaaacaaatggccactggattgattCAAATAGTCATATCATTCTGCCAAGTGGACATAGGTTACTTCGTAGTTAACATTTAAtagagaaggtttttgggaaagcctttccatctaccagaagataGTTAGGTCTATCATTATCATTATCAATATATTTGTCCTGTACCTGatttttgttttttgaaacctggacgttttacttcatattatggggcatgtcttaccttgcttcaaagtagcctatagccAAAATTCCACCATAgaaattattattttataaagactttcTCATATGTGCTCttctgttctattggttttcaaatcaactttctttcattgtctagcAGCAACAGGCATTATCCTAGTCGAATTAGCAACATGTGATACAGTAGTTTAATCTtttagatctcccctctttctaaatCTCTTAACGGATATTTCCGTCTCTGTCCATGAAACCGCTCTAATGTGCGGTGTCGCATTTTAGACTGGTGTTTTCTCGCAGGCCTACCGCCGTGTGCACATTGCTACGCTTAAAATGGGACGAAATAATAGTTTGCTACCatttttaagctaaacattctgatctgctCCATCAGCCTTATTAATTAGTACGGCGTATACCTCCACTCCACTACTTTGATACACAGCGTTGGGAATAAGAAGTTAGTATGCGCAATGGCCTCTAAAAGAAAGTGGGTATACTTGCGTATAccatccactacaccactggctcTCTCCATAAGTATATTACCCACCGCCTTGTAGGTCAAACTGTAGGTATAACACTGAATTAGCCGGCCGTTTGTGCAAATGAAATAGTAAAAAAATCGACAAATGATGTAAGCTCTATGAAACTACTTTTTGAGTGCATGGCTATTGCCAACTGTATGTTTAGGTTTAACTGTAACCGACTTGTGTGTTTTGGATTGAAGTGCCAATgttcttgctgtgtgtgtgtgtgtaactttgGTTGTGTGTCCCAGGGCTTTGAGACACCACTCCACTTTGCCTGTAAGTTCGGGTGTCCAGAAGTGGTGAATGTCCTGTGTTCACATCCTGATACAGATAAAAACTGCAAAAACAAGTACGACCAGAAGCCATCTGATGTGAGTTGCTCCagaaatatagattttttttaacaacTAGCTACCGACTGCTGATTGGTCCACATGACTACTTGATTTTCATGAAATTCTTCTGTATCCCTGACAGGTTATTTGTGAAAGAAAAAACAAAACCCAAGAGGTGAAACAGAAGATATGTGACTATTTGGAAGGTAAGTTCACTGCCTCCCAATCACAGGACTTATGTTTTCCTATACTTCCCTATTTACCCAATAACACCTTCCCTTCTGTCACAGATCGCTGTTATATACGCCTACTGAGGGCCATAGACAACTCATCCCAGCCTGTCATTGGTGCTCCCTGGTCACCTGAGCCATCAGAAACTCTTCCTCATTCGCTGGCTCCCAGGCTCACACGAAGTCCCATGGATCCGGTGATGGCAGTCAGGGCATTCGCTGGCCCACTCAGCCCATCTAAGGTCATTATCGCATTATCTCCTTTCACCGCACATTCTTCTTCTCTTATTTTCACACTTCATTTCTTTCTTTTCTATTTTCATGTGGGAAGCTGTTGTAGAAACACAGGATGTATGTAACTTCTAATTAGTGTCTTCCTTGCAGGCAGATGAGTTCCGTCGGGTGTGGAAGACGCCCCCCAGAGACAGGGCAGGGTACTTCCAGCACATCCTGAAGTCCGACCCTGACCGTGGAGCAGAGCGAGTGGGCAGGTACATCTGGAAAGTCCACAAGTTCAACAACTATGTTCTACTGTGTCTCTGTTACTTTACCAGTGCAGTCACTTTGACATTTGAATATCTTAGAAAAGGGAAGAATACATTTTTACACCCACTACAATGTACGCATGCTTCTCCAACAGTAGTGTGTTGTGTTTTCCCTTACAGAGACCTTGCCAGGGAGCTGGGCCACCCCTGGGCTGAGTACTGGGACTTCCTGGATAGTTTCACCGACCTGTCGTCTGCAGACGGCCTCCGTAAGCTGGAGGAGTACCTCAACAAGAAGGACTTCAGTCAGCGTGCACACGAAGTGGCAGGGGAGAACGTAACCAGCAACCGCTTCAGAACACCTTCCCCGGGTAACGTTACCCTCACCAGTTGCTATTGATAAACTGTATAGCTGTGGTATTGAATTCCAATGATCAAGTTTGAGAAAGGCGAAAGATGAGATGCTGCCGTCACAGTCTTGAATTGATGTTCCTGTACTATTTTAGATTGACCAGTAAATGTATTTCTTGTAGCTTAACATAAACATTTTGTCCCTCCCCTCTGCCATTCACAGGGAAGCCCAAGAAGTTCTGCAACTCCATCTCGGTGGGGGCCTTCCTGGATGAGGGTGATGACGTCAGCCTGGAGGAGATAAAGAACCGTCAGAATGCGGCGCTCACCAGTATCACCTCAGCGTGTTCTAAGGACGGTCTTGCGGGCGCTGTGGGTGGGCTGGGCCTCCATGAGTTCCACATCCTGCCCGTGTCCCACCACGGCGCCGATGACCTCATCGAGACAGCCGCCGAACGACACCTTCTGTGCTCCTCTGTGTCAGAGAGCCTCCTCTCGCCCGTCTGCAACAACGGCCTTTGTCCCTCCACGGGGGCAGAGAGGACTCACAACGGGGACAAGGGGTCCCCCCGCACCTCCTCGTCCCCCTCCCGTCTGCTGTCACCTATCACCAACCTGATGGTGGAGTTTGAGAGGATGTCCCTGCAGGACGGGCTGAACGGCCTTACCAGGTACAGGGAACGGAGGAGTAGCGGGGGACACAGGGATGGACTCTCCCGGGATGAACTGGCATCTGGGGTGGGCCACCTcacactggagggtaacagcAACGAGGACTATTTGTTTGAGAGGGGCTGTAGCTTGGAGCCTGGGGACAGGGAGAGgcgtgtgagggagggagaggtggaagacCGGGCCAGTGGTGGAAGCGGCAGCTCGGAGGAGTACTTTACGGCTGAGGAGAGCTTGGAGGCTCTGGGCCAGAGGACTAGGGGGCCAGGGACGGTGTCGGGGCGCACGCTCTGCGCCAGATCTAAGTCGTGGGATCACGGGGGGAGGGATCTGAGCAGCTCCGGATCATCCAGCTCCTATACATCTCTGGACAACTCCCATGAGTTCCTAGCACGGACCCCACCTCGCATCAGAAGGGGACTTTTCATTGAAGGGCAAGTGATGGGGATTAGGGTGACGGTTCTGAGGTTTTTAGTTAAGGACATTAGCAAACAACAGAAATTAAATT is drawn from Salvelinus fontinalis isolate EN_2023a chromosome 4, ASM2944872v1, whole genome shotgun sequence and contains these coding sequences:
- the LOC129853460 gene encoding ankyrin repeat and LEM domain-containing protein 2-like, which encodes MEAVLSRLRGLSADELREEFTRADLKCGPITATTRAIFERKLARVLTEAEGSSSATDTDRSSNATTTGPGSSAMAASAAGQAKPVPSCATTSAPTGTDSLKVVTDEVDFGYGMGLNPPEEEELGLTVKSRIPCNIGVEDPGSQSKAETPSKTAQMSPTFFYGVCPLWDDVLATNERSHVYGDKKEALQAVKKMRVGARFKAFSNQEDAEKFAKGICDYYPSPSKCAPCVSPVIPGLVFCKDNIPVVEVDAINRERANSFKSPRCQDLTAKLRKAVEKGDEVAFSELVWSNPRYLIGSGDNPTVVQEGCRYNVMHVAAKENEPGIAQLLLDTLENPEFMRLMYPDDLEAMMQKRIRYIVDLYLNTPDKAGFETPLHFACKFGCPEVVNVLCSHPDTDKNCKNKYDQKPSDVICERKNKTQEVKQKICDYLEDRCYIRLLRAIDNSSQPVIGAPWSPEPSETLPHSLAPRLTRSPMDPVMAVRAFAGPLSPSKADEFRRVWKTPPRDRAGYFQHILKSDPDRGAERVGRDLARELGHPWAEYWDFLDSFTDLSSADGLRKLEEYLNKKDFSQRAHEVAGENVTSNRFRTPSPGKPKKFCNSISVGAFLDEGDDVSLEEIKNRQNAALTSITSACSKDGLAGAVGGLGLHEFHILPVSHHGADDLIETAAERHLLCSSVSESLLSPVCNNGLCPSTGAERTHNGDKGSPRTSSSPSRLLSPITNLMVEFERMSLQDGLNGLTRYRERRSSGGHRDGLSRDELASGVGHLTLEGNSNEDYLFERGCSLEPGDRERRVREGEVEDRASGGSGSSEEYFTAEESLEALGQRTRGPGTVSGRTLCARSKSWDHGGRDLSSSGSSSSYTSLDNSHEFLARTPPRIRRGLFIEGDSPTKLDREVLSAIEVIDIDLSKFPSIQKWKSTMQTYTSSDMQSWPSPVGVKSSSRVHRASPLTHGSPVSSLLSPAGGRFSPARHTGSPDFTSTSRYSPAHASYIQRIRLRHINDP